A region from the SAR202 cluster bacterium genome encodes:
- a CDS encoding LLM class flavin-dependent oxidoreductase gives MKIGIELAIKTPVNEIEQAIKLCEKHNLDRIWIPDSNISLWEFWSILGLTANVSNKIRIGAGVTSPYQRNPVVMAQAAATIDQLSNGRLDMALGRGSRFWLSNIGIDGVDDGLNESFEILKSLFAGNELDYSGNQFNIKSPALRQSIIQETIPIYIANTSEYWTEKAINFADGIHTYTTNINLLNYMNEASNKAIQKPFYKITTIGYIQPKEVETWWVSNFAKNRNLQLLCNRNSDDIDIEELKNDLIFNNKKSLNQQISKLESANFDELMIAYRRPEDLEYILKTVKDCT, from the coding sequence ATGAAAATTGGAATAGAATTAGCAATTAAGACACCTGTGAACGAAATAGAACAGGCAATAAAGCTTTGTGAAAAACATAATTTAGACAGAATTTGGATTCCTGATTCTAATATTTCCCTCTGGGAATTCTGGTCAATACTAGGTCTTACTGCAAATGTTTCTAACAAAATAAGAATAGGGGCAGGGGTGACATCGCCATATCAAAGAAACCCTGTTGTAATGGCACAAGCTGCAGCAACAATAGATCAACTTTCAAATGGTAGACTAGATATGGCATTAGGGAGAGGTAGTCGATTTTGGCTTTCAAATATTGGGATAGACGGAGTTGATGATGGATTAAATGAATCTTTTGAAATTTTAAAATCTCTTTTTGCTGGTAATGAATTAGATTACTCTGGAAATCAATTTAATATTAAGTCACCAGCTTTACGACAGTCTATAATTCAAGAAACTATACCAATATATATAGCAAACACGAGTGAATACTGGACGGAAAAAGCAATAAATTTTGCAGATGGTATTCATACCTACACTACAAATATAAATCTATTAAATTACATGAATGAAGCATCAAATAAAGCAATTCAAAAACCGTTTTATAAAATTACTACGATTGGATATATTCAACCCAAAGAAGTCGAAACGTGGTGGGTATCAAATTTTGCAAAAAACAGAAACTTACAACTACTTTGTAATAGAAATTCTGATGATATAGATATAGAAGAACTAAAAAATGACCTTATTTTTAATAACAAAAAATCTCTTAACCAACAAATATCAAAACTAGAATCAGCAAATTTTGATGAGTTAATGATAGCCTATCGAAGACCTGAAGATTTGGAATATATATTAAAAACAGTTAAAGATTGCACATAG
- a CDS encoding MFS transporter, with amino-acid sequence MAYIKRIYYGWYIALSGTITSFISLAVLQIGHGAFINDIYDELSWSMTAISTGFSIRVFGAGILSPLGGYLIDKFGPRITCITGTTLTFIGLILFSIMTELWVFYLSSIIIAIGMSIGSHNAITASIMHWFDKKRGFAYSFSATGRALGYIGIVPITLLLTNYGWRDTSLYASYFFFIVSLPASFVIKPNPELENKSLIKPKSEKKIINNEYGIVDALKTPAFWFLAFAQLIYSFGNQMNLVHQQPALKSIGYSLSSVALIVTIFGGIQVFGRLGSGWIGDRIGRSFLLMISFLLMGVGWIGLLFATPDAIFFISLYLLFYTAGQSAHTATDQTVVADFFGITRFATIKGSMQLIALLGGITGPIMAGRIYDVYGSYDIAFIILCPVVSLGTLCVFMARKLSNKN; translated from the coding sequence GTGGCATATATAAAAAGGATTTACTATGGATGGTATATAGCGCTTTCAGGCACTATAACTAGCTTTATTTCTTTAGCAGTACTACAAATAGGACACGGTGCATTTATAAATGATATTTATGATGAACTTTCTTGGAGTATGACTGCAATATCTACCGGTTTTTCAATCAGGGTCTTTGGAGCAGGAATATTATCACCCTTAGGTGGATATCTAATTGATAAATTTGGGCCTAGAATAACCTGTATTACTGGCACCACTTTAACATTTATTGGATTAATTTTGTTTTCAATAATGACTGAATTATGGGTTTTTTATCTCTCCTCAATAATAATTGCAATTGGTATGAGTATAGGTTCACATAACGCTATAACAGCGTCAATTATGCACTGGTTTGATAAAAAGAGAGGCTTTGCTTATTCATTCTCTGCAACAGGAAGGGCTTTAGGATATATCGGAATAGTTCCAATAACATTACTATTGACCAACTATGGTTGGCGAGATACCTCATTGTATGCTTCTTATTTTTTCTTTATTGTGTCTTTACCCGCTTCTTTTGTGATAAAACCGAATCCAGAACTAGAAAATAAATCTCTAATAAAACCTAAATCTGAAAAAAAGATAATCAATAATGAATATGGAATAGTTGATGCTTTAAAAACACCTGCATTTTGGTTTTTAGCATTTGCGCAATTAATTTACAGTTTTGGGAATCAAATGAATTTAGTTCATCAGCAACCAGCATTGAAATCAATTGGATATTCATTAAGTTCCGTTGCTTTGATTGTAACCATATTTGGTGGAATCCAAGTCTTTGGAAGACTTGGGTCAGGGTGGATTGGAGATCGTATTGGTAGATCGTTTTTACTTATGATTAGCTTTTTGCTAATGGGAGTTGGATGGATTGGGCTTCTTTTTGCAACTCCTGATGCAATATTTTTTATTAGCCTGTATCTACTATTCTATACAGCAGGACAATCAGCTCATACAGCAACGGATCAAACTGTAGTAGCAGATTTTTTTGGAATTACAAGGTTTGCTACAATAAAAGGTTCAATGCAATTAATTGCACTATTGGGAGGAATTACAGGTCCTATTATGGCTGGACGCATTTATGATGTATATGGTAGTTATGACATAGCATTTATTATTTTATGCCCTGTAGTTAGCTTAGGTACCTTGTGCGTATTTATGGCAAGAAAACTAAGTAATAAAAATTAA
- a CDS encoding Ldh family oxidoreductase, which yields MVLEVFHVSEEDSIRIDANRLRNTVEALFKSAGMPEHDAKIATDCLLSADLRGVDSHGVSNMLRVYMQNINDGVINPAPDWKITNERLSIANIDCDRGLGIVIAPQAMEIAIEKAKATGIGVVTMANGAHAGMVAYHAMLALKHDMIGMSMTAAGAQVLPTFGAEPRLGTNPIAIAAPANKERPFVFDAATSSVAVNKINLAKRMNVAIPGGLVAQADGTPILEESLVPDNYKLLPTGSTREQGSHKGYALACMVEILCSIMSGSGFGFSNERGRAQSYVAAYDVSAFTDVNEFKNTMDEFIKSLRETPPAPGQNEVVIPGHPEFDEEIERGQKGIPLHKEVIQWFDDICGELGINSIWK from the coding sequence ATGGTTTTAGAAGTATTCCATGTAAGTGAAGAGGATTCTATTAGAATTGATGCTAATCGACTAAGAAATACAGTTGAAGCATTATTTAAAAGTGCAGGCATGCCCGAACATGATGCAAAAATAGCAACTGATTGTCTATTAAGTGCAGATCTTCGCGGAGTCGATAGCCATGGCGTATCCAATATGCTACGCGTATATATGCAAAACATAAATGATGGTGTTATAAACCCTGCACCAGATTGGAAAATAACTAACGAAAGATTATCCATAGCAAATATAGACTGTGATAGAGGGCTGGGAATAGTAATAGCCCCTCAAGCAATGGAAATCGCAATTGAAAAAGCAAAAGCGACCGGAATTGGTGTTGTAACTATGGCTAATGGTGCACATGCAGGTATGGTTGCATATCATGCAATGTTAGCACTAAAACACGATATGATCGGCATGTCTATGACAGCAGCAGGAGCACAAGTTCTACCTACTTTTGGAGCTGAGCCTAGACTTGGCACTAACCCTATAGCAATTGCAGCACCTGCAAATAAAGAAAGACCTTTTGTTTTTGATGCTGCTACAAGCTCTGTAGCAGTAAATAAAATTAACCTTGCAAAAAGAATGAACGTTGCGATACCTGGAGGACTGGTTGCTCAAGCTGATGGAACACCTATATTAGAAGAATCCTTAGTGCCTGATAACTACAAATTGCTCCCTACGGGATCAACTAGAGAACAAGGGTCTCATAAAGGATACGCACTAGCTTGTATGGTTGAGATATTATGTAGCATTATGTCTGGGAGTGGTTTTGGATTTTCAAATGAACGAGGAAGAGCCCAAAGTTATGTTGCAGCATATGATGTTTCAGCATTTACCGACGTTAATGAATTTAAAAATACTATGGATGAATTTATAAAAAGCCTACGTGAAACACCCCCAGCACCTGGACAAAATGAAGTTGTAATCCCAGGACACCCAGAATTTGATGAAGAAATAGAACGTGGACAAAAAGGTATACCTTTACATAAAGAAGTTATCCAATGGTTCGATGATATTTGTGGTGAATTAGGAATAAATTCAATATGGAAATAA
- a CDS encoding insulinase family protein, with product MEIKYRDLILPNGLQVIISENHTLPTAAVNLWYHVGSKNEQIGKTGFAHLFEHIMFEGSKNHDTGFFQAIEKLGASLNGSTNSDRTNYWENFPSNYLEYILWLESDRMGFLLEAFDQKKFDTEKDVVKNERRQSYENRPYGVSHLVLQELIYPSPHPYHWPTIGYHEDLDSANLDDVKDFFKKYYVPANASISIVGDIDLNKTEELVYKYFSEIPKSPRPEKLKSYPVRLSGNIEMSIYDKITLPAIQLAYPTVEKFHNYEAALDLLSIILGDGESSRLHKALINREQIAIDVSVYHDSNEIAGDFKVDAVAAESIDIDNLLTKLQKEFDNIANTPFTLEELERSKNKIITGRARRLSRNGGFGGRADLLNFYNVYQSNPNLINTDTSRYQDVTLEDLSNVFNKYIYNRNHVALKTLPQPSNENVSIQVPEIDRSIPPHTEQSSEYVPEIPTLHSLKNGMKLIFQQKTDNELVSFKLLTLDGAMTDPKTMSGLTNLTTELLATGTENRTITDIANDFEYIGSHLNYMTGRETTVLDSESLNTLWGTGLEIIGDIYENPVFPENEIKRKVKEQITELSTIKDSPNALARIIFPQIIYGDASQFGHPILGAANSLSAIKQQDIIKHHKSRDTNETFLIVTGNTTLEEIEKYSDRAFKQKYNTIDKKHSPNIELEKLPIYNIVDLPGAPQTVIRVGFPWKGRKDSQYYAATVLNQILGGQFTSRINTNLRQDKGYTYGFHSWFDWSENHSIYSTGGSVQTSTTMASLQEIYKEIEEFKTSRIPQKEEFEEAKSSLIRQYPSAFESNSSVNNILTNIALHSLGTDYYQNYCQNIEKVTIDEVMQVAKELLSIQSIIILIVGDKTVIENDKNKLDITFTDITEKYIQK from the coding sequence ATGGAAATAAAATATCGCGACCTAATACTCCCAAATGGATTACAAGTAATCATTTCAGAAAATCACACATTGCCTACAGCTGCAGTAAACTTATGGTACCATGTTGGATCTAAAAATGAACAAATAGGTAAAACTGGATTCGCCCATCTTTTTGAACATATTATGTTTGAGGGTTCAAAAAATCATGATACTGGATTTTTCCAAGCCATAGAAAAACTTGGAGCATCCCTTAATGGTTCTACAAATTCTGACCGTACAAATTATTGGGAAAATTTTCCAAGTAATTACTTGGAATATATCCTCTGGTTAGAATCAGACAGAATGGGTTTTTTGCTTGAAGCATTCGATCAAAAAAAATTCGATACCGAAAAAGACGTAGTTAAGAATGAAAGAAGACAAAGCTATGAAAATAGACCTTATGGGGTGTCACATCTTGTATTACAAGAACTCATTTATCCAAGCCCTCATCCATATCATTGGCCAACCATTGGGTATCACGAAGATTTAGATAGTGCCAATTTAGATGATGTCAAAGATTTTTTTAAAAAATATTATGTGCCAGCTAACGCAAGTATTTCTATAGTAGGAGATATAGACCTAAATAAAACAGAAGAATTAGTATATAAATATTTTTCAGAAATACCTAAAAGTCCTAGACCAGAAAAACTAAAATCCTACCCTGTACGATTATCAGGAAATATAGAAATGTCGATTTATGACAAAATCACTTTGCCTGCAATCCAACTAGCTTACCCTACAGTCGAAAAATTCCATAATTATGAAGCTGCCCTAGATCTATTATCAATAATTTTAGGAGACGGTGAAAGCAGTAGATTACATAAAGCTTTAATTAATCGAGAACAGATCGCAATAGACGTATCGGTTTACCATGATTCAAACGAAATAGCAGGAGATTTTAAAGTTGATGCTGTTGCTGCTGAGTCGATAGATATTGATAATTTATTAACTAAATTACAAAAAGAATTTGACAACATAGCAAATACACCTTTTACACTTGAAGAGCTCGAACGATCTAAAAACAAAATAATAACTGGAAGAGCAAGAAGACTTTCGCGCAATGGGGGATTTGGAGGCAGAGCAGACCTATTAAATTTCTATAATGTTTATCAATCCAACCCAAATCTTATCAATACGGATACTTCAAGATACCAAGATGTAACCTTGGAAGACTTAAGTAATGTATTTAATAAATACATATACAATCGTAATCATGTAGCATTAAAAACATTACCACAACCTAGTAATGAAAACGTATCTATTCAAGTACCTGAAATTGATCGATCCATACCGCCCCATACAGAACAATCCTCAGAATATGTGCCAGAAATACCTACCTTACATAGTTTAAAAAATGGTATGAAACTAATTTTTCAACAAAAAACTGATAATGAATTAGTTTCATTTAAACTCTTAACTCTTGATGGTGCAATGACAGATCCTAAAACAATGTCTGGATTGACAAACCTCACTACAGAATTACTTGCTACAGGTACAGAAAACCGCACAATTACAGATATTGCTAATGATTTCGAGTATATAGGCAGTCATTTAAACTATATGACGGGTAGAGAAACTACAGTACTTGATTCTGAATCTCTAAATACGTTATGGGGGACAGGATTAGAAATAATCGGAGACATATACGAGAATCCAGTCTTCCCAGAGAATGAAATTAAAAGAAAGGTCAAAGAACAAATCACAGAACTATCTACTATTAAAGACAGTCCAAACGCATTAGCAAGGATAATTTTTCCTCAAATAATTTATGGGGATGCTTCTCAATTCGGCCATCCAATACTAGGTGCTGCCAATAGTCTTTCTGCAATCAAACAACAAGATATTATTAAACATCATAAATCAAGAGATACAAATGAAACATTTCTTATAGTAACTGGCAATACGACACTTGAAGAAATAGAAAAATATTCAGATCGAGCCTTTAAGCAGAAATATAACACAATTGATAAGAAGCATTCTCCTAATATCGAACTTGAAAAACTTCCTATATACAATATAGTTGATCTCCCTGGAGCCCCTCAAACTGTTATACGTGTAGGCTTCCCATGGAAAGGACGTAAGGACAGTCAATATTATGCTGCAACAGTTTTAAATCAAATACTCGGGGGGCAGTTTACTTCCCGTATAAATACAAATCTACGACAAGACAAAGGTTACACCTATGGGTTTCATTCATGGTTTGATTGGTCCGAGAACCATTCAATTTATTCAACTGGAGGATCTGTACAAACGAGCACAACTATGGCCTCGCTTCAAGAAATATATAAAGAAATCGAAGAATTTAAAACTTCTCGCATCCCTCAAAAAGAAGAGTTTGAAGAAGCAAAATCATCTTTAATTCGGCAATATCCATCTGCATTTGAATCGAACTCATCAGTAAATAATATTTTAACAAACATTGCTTTACATAGTTTGGGAACAGATTATTATCAAAACTATTGTCAAAATATTGAAAAAGTAACTATCGATGAAGTAATGCAAGTAGCAAAGGAATTACTGTCTATTCAATCTATTATTATATTGATTGTTGGGGATAAGACAGTTATCGAAAACGATAAGAATAAATTAGATATTACATTTACAGATATAACTGAAAAATACATTCAAAAATAA
- a CDS encoding ankyrin repeat domain-containing protein, which yields MFNRLVALFLLTSIMIVTLSCSDNTKNSTPSIDLLTAIDKENIEIVQQHIDTGTNINNYPVPVGIPLAGAHPLHLAVVKGNVEIVDLLLSNGADINLEANNKDKATPLHWAVFFLQKEMVDLLIDSGAEINYVDGNGTTPLDTANYTKVINIKDEKKLSIINEIITALSNKNALSASDL from the coding sequence ATGTTCAATCGGCTCGTAGCTTTGTTTTTACTTACAAGTATTATGATCGTTACTTTGTCTTGTAGTGATAATACTAAAAATTCAACTCCTTCTATTGATTTATTGACTGCAATCGATAAAGAAAATATTGAAATTGTACAACAACACATAGATACGGGCACAAATATAAATAATTACCCTGTTCCAGTTGGAATACCATTAGCAGGTGCTCATCCATTACATCTGGCAGTAGTTAAAGGAAATGTTGAAATTGTAGATCTTCTACTTTCTAATGGTGCAGATATAAACTTAGAAGCCAATAATAAAGATAAAGCTACACCATTACATTGGGCAGTATTTTTTCTTCAAAAAGAAATGGTTGATTTATTAATTGACTCTGGAGCAGAAATAAATTATGTAGATGGAAATGGAACGACACCATTGGATACAGCCAATTATACAAAAGTAATTAATATAAAGGATGAGAAAAAACTTTCTATAATTAATGAAATTATAACTGCCTTATCAAATAAAAATGCTTTAAGTGCATCTGATTTATAG